One region of Candidatus Nanopelagicales bacterium genomic DNA includes:
- a CDS encoding MFS transporter produces MQSESRHPEVADSSAPPQDWSISGEGHPRRWAILAVLVVSLLVVVLDSTVLNIALPTIQGELHATQSELTWAVDSYIVVFAALLFTWGVLGDRFGRKRILIVGLLIFGSASAFSAFAATPLWLTGSRGLMGVGGAAVMPATLAIITVVFPPHERGRAIGTWAGAVGAAISLGPVLGGLLLAHPEWTRWLTGNSWGSVFLINVPIVIVGTIGILRIVPETRNPRRQRVDIVGLVLSFTGLLSLVYGIIHASSVGGWRNPEVLGPVGLGLLLIVGFLVYEWRSSGRSFDVGLFRNRGYAVSLGAVSLTFFAMTGIMFSLPFYLQVLRGYGTLQAGLAFMPFAVGQLIAAPNSARMVERFGYRAVMTTGLAIVATSLAALTRLNMDTNMVLVLVGFFAFGLGMGNVIAPSTSVMQNILPLSRAGAGSAVQNTVRQVFGALGVATVGAVLGTQYASRSAEVFAALPPEFPRAKAEESVVATNQILSAWESQGGVPTDQIELIRAGAFEAFLGASQVAVAISTVMVVIAALLVAFLLPRIRPPRVGDRSPRDTWDQPQEVTEREIENVMGLAPDAPASD; encoded by the coding sequence ATGCAGTCTGAGTCGCGCCACCCCGAGGTAGCGGATAGCTCGGCTCCGCCGCAGGATTGGTCAATCAGCGGCGAAGGGCACCCTCGCCGCTGGGCGATCCTGGCGGTGCTCGTCGTCAGCTTGCTAGTCGTGGTTCTGGACAGCACAGTGCTGAACATCGCGCTGCCGACCATTCAGGGCGAACTTCACGCGACCCAGAGCGAACTGACGTGGGCGGTTGACTCCTACATCGTGGTGTTCGCCGCACTTCTGTTCACATGGGGAGTGCTGGGGGACAGGTTCGGCCGCAAGAGGATCCTGATCGTCGGTCTGCTGATCTTCGGGTCCGCCAGCGCGTTTTCGGCCTTCGCGGCGACTCCGCTTTGGCTGACGGGATCACGAGGGTTGATGGGTGTCGGCGGCGCGGCCGTTATGCCAGCGACTCTCGCCATAATCACGGTTGTGTTCCCGCCGCACGAGCGTGGCCGGGCGATCGGCACATGGGCTGGAGCGGTGGGAGCGGCGATCTCGCTTGGGCCTGTGCTTGGCGGGCTGTTGCTTGCGCACCCAGAGTGGACCAGATGGCTGACTGGGAATAGCTGGGGCTCGGTGTTCCTGATAAACGTGCCGATAGTGATCGTTGGCACTATCGGGATACTGCGCATCGTCCCAGAAACGCGGAACCCGCGTCGGCAGCGAGTGGACATCGTGGGGCTTGTCCTGTCGTTCACGGGACTGCTATCTCTGGTCTACGGAATCATTCACGCCTCGTCCGTTGGCGGTTGGCGTAACCCGGAGGTGCTCGGTCCGGTCGGCTTGGGCCTGTTGTTGATCGTGGGCTTCCTGGTCTATGAGTGGCGCAGTTCTGGACGGTCATTCGATGTCGGACTCTTCCGGAACAGGGGCTACGCGGTCAGCCTGGGCGCGGTCAGCCTGACGTTCTTCGCGATGACGGGGATCATGTTCTCGCTGCCGTTCTACCTCCAGGTGCTGCGGGGGTACGGCACTCTCCAGGCCGGATTGGCGTTCATGCCGTTCGCCGTTGGTCAGCTAATCGCCGCTCCCAACAGCGCCAGGATGGTCGAACGATTCGGGTACCGGGCTGTGATGACGACTGGGCTGGCGATCGTGGCGACCTCGCTTGCCGCGCTGACGCGGCTGAACATGGACACAAACATGGTGCTCGTCCTCGTCGGGTTCTTCGCTTTCGGGCTGGGCATGGGAAACGTCATCGCGCCATCCACGTCGGTGATGCAGAACATCCTGCCCCTGTCGCGGGCCGGCGCGGGTTCGGCTGTGCAGAACACGGTGCGACAGGTATTCGGGGCGCTTGGGGTCGCGACGGTCGGCGCGGTGCTAGGAACCCAGTACGCGTCCCGCTCCGCGGAGGTGTTCGCTGCGCTGCCTCCCGAGTTCCCCAGGGCTAAAGCCGAGGAGTCGGTCGTGGCCACGAATCAGATTCTGTCTGCTTGGGAGAGCCAGGGCGGCGTTCCCACCGACCAGATCGAGCTCATCCGAGCGGGGGCGTTCGAAGCGTTCCTGGGCGCGTCGCAAGTCGCCGTGGCGATTTCGACTGTGATGGTTGTGATCGCGGCGCTGCTAGTGGCGTTCCTATTGCCGCGCATCCGTCCGCCGCGTGTGGGGGATCGCAGTCCCCGTGACACGTGGGATCAGCCGCAGGAAGTCACCGAGCGGGAGATTGAGAATGTCATGGGTCTAGCGCCGGATGCTCCCGCCAGCGATTAG
- the panB gene encoding 3-methyl-2-oxobutanoate hydroxymethyltransferase — protein MSLSRAPNPGGSARAPKALYGGVQQHRITVRDLAAAKLTGERWPMLTAYDATVAGLLDEAGVPVLLVGDSAAMVVLGHSSTLPVTVDELIPLTAAVVRGSTRAMVVADLPFGSYQESPALALRTATRFLKETGAHAVKLEGGRRVVPQIRALVEAGIPVMAHLGLTPQSVNVLGGYRVQGRGEAAHDLLDDAHAVQDAGAFSLVLEAVPHDLAELVTKELHIPTIGIGAGSGTDAQVLVWQDLMGLTAGPPPKFVKRYADLRTVMTEAVAAWAADVVAGRYPDLDHSYD, from the coding sequence ATGTCATTATCGCGTGCCCCAAACCCGGGCGGTTCCGCTCGCGCCCCGAAGGCTCTCTACGGAGGGGTTCAGCAACACCGCATCACGGTTAGGGATCTGGCCGCAGCCAAACTGACCGGTGAGCGGTGGCCCATGCTGACCGCGTATGACGCCACAGTGGCAGGCCTGCTGGACGAGGCCGGGGTACCTGTCCTGCTGGTCGGGGACTCAGCCGCGATGGTCGTGCTGGGTCATTCGTCAACGCTACCTGTGACGGTCGACGAGCTGATTCCCCTCACCGCAGCGGTTGTGCGCGGCAGCACTAGGGCCATGGTTGTCGCGGACCTGCCTTTCGGCTCGTACCAAGAGTCGCCCGCTTTGGCGCTGCGTACCGCGACCAGGTTCCTGAAGGAAACAGGCGCACACGCGGTGAAGCTCGAAGGCGGCCGACGAGTGGTGCCCCAGATCCGCGCCTTAGTCGAGGCTGGCATCCCAGTGATGGCGCATTTGGGACTGACTCCCCAGTCTGTCAACGTCCTGGGCGGCTACAGAGTCCAGGGGCGAGGCGAGGCGGCCCACGATCTGCTCGATGACGCTCACGCCGTTCAGGACGCCGGTGCCTTCTCCCTCGTTCTTGAAGCGGTCCCGCACGATCTCGCCGAGCTCGTTACCAAGGAACTCCACATACCGACGATTGGCATAGGCGCCGGTAGCGGCACCGATGCTCAGGTGCTCGTGTGGCAGGACCTAATGGGACTCACCGCCGGTCCCCCTCCGAAGTTCGTCAAGCGCTACGCCGACCTTCGGACCGTCATGACGGAGGCTGTGGCAGCGTGGGCGGCCGATGTCGTCGCTGGGCGCTACCCGGACCTTGACCACTCCTACGACTGA
- a CDS encoding glycoside hydrolase family 16 protein, whose amino-acid sequence MSEKLRIATALLASTAIAFPVVGASASAAAVAPTPAAAVSADLSAASPTGRRVYLLKGKIGRGKSAKASRVAAKSAVSKRKTKRRVVAGTVSATAKFAKDRCAPVSVRLGQNGTKVAREAGSGQLKAKARVKKGKLNVAVTSASCRTKYKVKLVNVKRKPKKAPPVPSGMPVGDLPGWKSVFAEDFNTTAPLGSFLSTYSNFGAYPYPWTDTSRQERSNPGYYHPGKTLSVASGVLDAWLHYDSELGRYLVAAPTPSLPEMTYGRFSMRLRAEKIPGYKIAPLLWPDSESWPDDGEIDFPEGDLTGDPLKAFHHYARAAGGQDQFSAGVKPGAWHVYETLWSPGKVEFLVDGKSIGSSTKYVPSKPMHWVLQMETQIESTAPSKSAEGHVQVDWVKAYTYSPA is encoded by the coding sequence GTGAGCGAGAAACTACGGATTGCGACAGCGTTGTTGGCGAGCACCGCCATCGCGTTCCCTGTTGTGGGGGCCAGCGCGAGCGCGGCGGCTGTGGCGCCAACCCCGGCTGCGGCTGTATCAGCGGACCTATCCGCTGCCAGTCCCACCGGTCGGCGGGTCTACCTGCTCAAGGGCAAGATCGGGCGGGGCAAGTCAGCCAAAGCTAGCCGTGTGGCCGCGAAGAGCGCCGTGTCCAAGCGCAAGACGAAGCGTCGCGTGGTGGCCGGAACGGTCTCGGCGACCGCGAAGTTCGCGAAGGACCGCTGCGCCCCCGTGTCCGTGCGACTTGGGCAAAACGGGACCAAGGTGGCCCGGGAGGCGGGCAGCGGACAGTTGAAGGCGAAGGCCCGCGTGAAGAAGGGAAAGCTCAACGTGGCCGTTACTTCCGCGTCCTGCCGAACGAAATACAAGGTGAAGCTCGTCAACGTCAAGAGGAAGCCAAAGAAGGCGCCACCGGTGCCATCGGGCATGCCGGTAGGCGATCTGCCCGGCTGGAAGAGCGTTTTCGCCGAGGACTTCAACACCACGGCACCGCTCGGTTCCTTCTTGAGCACATACTCCAACTTCGGTGCGTACCCGTACCCGTGGACCGACACCAGCCGCCAAGAGCGCTCCAACCCCGGCTACTACCACCCGGGCAAGACGCTCTCCGTGGCTAGTGGCGTTCTGGACGCGTGGCTGCACTATGACTCGGAACTGGGCCGCTACCTTGTCGCCGCACCGACTCCTAGCCTCCCGGAGATGACGTATGGCCGGTTCAGCATGCGCCTGCGCGCCGAGAAGATCCCCGGGTACAAGATTGCCCCGCTGCTTTGGCCGGACTCTGAGAGTTGGCCGGACGACGGAGAGATCGACTTCCCCGAAGGAGACCTGACCGGAGATCCGCTAAAGGCATTCCACCACTACGCTCGCGCGGCTGGTGGGCAAGATCAGTTCAGCGCAGGTGTGAAGCCGGGCGCCTGGCACGTGTACGAGACGCTTTGGTCGCCGGGCAAGGTCGAGTTCCTGGTAGATGGCAAGTCCATCGGATCCAGCACGAAGTACGTGCCGTCCAAGCCGATGCACTGGGTACTGCAGATGGAAACCCAGATCGAGTCGACCGCTCCGTCGAAGTCGGCCGAGGGTCACGTGCAAGTGGACTGGGTCAAGGCCTACACGTACTCCCCTGCGTAG
- a CDS encoding CaiB/BaiF CoA-transferase family protein, which translates to MTETAQEPPERCGPLVGLRVLEMGAIGPVPFAAGLLADLGAECLRIESPGPEIGVADEKSAIHLRGRSWVRLNLREPSAVDLVRELAATSDVLLEGFRPGVMERLGLDPADLIAANRGLIVGRMTGWGQSGPMSDVAGHDINYIAVAGPLRHFARAGQTPVAPLNLVGDLGGGAMFLVTGVLAALFERSRSGRGQVIDAAMVDGSAYLMNLIYAMAAQGMWAVDRPGTNLLDTGAPFYDVYRCSDGEYLAVGCLEPKFYAEFVAGLGLADEDLPAQYDADGWDELRRVFTRVIASRPRDEWDRAFEGKDACVAGVRSMAEATTHPHMTARGTFLEGPPIQPAPAPRFSRTPGMAVPRGSLPSGAEALIAWGVDADRASQMCP; encoded by the coding sequence ATGACCGAGACAGCCCAGGAGCCGCCCGAAAGATGCGGGCCGCTTGTCGGGCTGCGCGTGCTGGAGATGGGTGCCATCGGACCGGTGCCATTCGCAGCTGGACTTCTGGCCGATCTTGGAGCGGAATGCCTCAGGATTGAATCTCCCGGTCCCGAGATCGGGGTGGCCGACGAGAAGTCCGCCATCCACTTGCGCGGACGATCCTGGGTGAGGCTGAACTTGCGCGAACCCAGTGCTGTTGATCTCGTAAGGGAACTTGCCGCCACGTCCGATGTGCTTCTCGAGGGATTCCGTCCGGGGGTCATGGAACGTCTGGGTCTTGACCCCGCGGATCTCATCGCCGCGAACCGTGGCCTGATCGTCGGCCGGATGACTGGGTGGGGGCAGTCAGGACCGATGTCGGACGTAGCTGGCCACGACATCAACTACATAGCGGTAGCTGGTCCTTTGCGGCATTTCGCACGGGCGGGGCAGACACCCGTCGCGCCGCTGAACCTGGTTGGAGATCTCGGCGGGGGAGCGATGTTCCTGGTCACCGGCGTCCTGGCGGCATTGTTCGAGCGCTCGCGTTCCGGCCGGGGTCAGGTCATCGACGCGGCCATGGTCGACGGCTCCGCCTATCTGATGAACTTGATCTACGCGATGGCAGCACAGGGCATGTGGGCGGTGGACCGCCCAGGGACAAACCTGCTGGACACCGGAGCGCCCTTCTATGACGTGTACCGCTGCTCGGATGGGGAGTACCTGGCGGTCGGATGCCTTGAGCCGAAGTTCTACGCCGAGTTCGTCGCCGGGCTCGGGCTCGCCGATGAGGACCTTCCCGCCCAGTATGACGCCGACGGATGGGATGAACTAAGACGGGTGTTCACGCGAGTGATCGCGTCGCGTCCCAGAGACGAGTGGGATCGTGCTTTCGAGGGCAAGGACGCGTGCGTCGCCGGTGTCCGGTCAATGGCTGAGGCGACTACTCACCCCCACATGACTGCCCGCGGAACCTTCCTTGAGGGCCCGCCCATTCAGCCAGCGCCAGCGCCGAGATTCTCGCGCACTCCCGGGATGGCAGTCCCGAGGGGCTCCCTGCCCAGCGGTGCCGAGGCACTGATCGCGTGGGGCGTCGACGCCGACCGAGCCAGCCAGATGTGCCCGTGA
- a CDS encoding glycosyltransferase, giving the protein MSAADAGDAADGCSPASAGIPPVENPLSSLTAGIIVCAYTQKRWDELASGVSELTAQLETGDQVIVVIDHNDALLARALAELAPQGSNVLSSQGAPGLSSARNTGIDACGNDLVLFLDDDAFPQPEWITAYRERFAESPDVVAVGGAVEPNWEGGSAPQWFPPEFGWVVGCDYTGMPKSGESIRNPIGASMAIRRTSFDVVGRFRSQIGRVGELPVGCEETELSIRLSQALPGSRILRDTRPVVKHLVPKSRQRVSYFWRRCYHEGRSKEAVAALVGTQSGLSSERSYVVKTLVRGVGIHLLAAVRGDFWGVTRAAMLPVGLTATVLGYMAGKIQRLRLERLHARADRRGGRPTGTGTS; this is encoded by the coding sequence ATGAGCGCTGCGGATGCGGGCGATGCCGCGGACGGCTGTTCCCCCGCGAGCGCGGGCATCCCCCCTGTAGAGAACCCACTGAGCAGCTTGACGGCGGGGATCATCGTCTGCGCCTACACCCAGAAGCGGTGGGACGAGCTCGCCTCTGGGGTCAGCGAACTGACAGCGCAGCTCGAGACGGGCGATCAAGTCATTGTCGTGATCGATCACAACGACGCTCTCCTGGCACGCGCACTCGCCGAGCTCGCCCCTCAGGGTTCGAACGTGCTGAGCAGCCAGGGAGCACCCGGACTGTCGTCGGCGCGCAACACGGGAATCGACGCGTGCGGGAACGATCTTGTCCTATTCCTGGATGACGACGCCTTCCCACAACCGGAGTGGATCACCGCCTATCGTGAACGCTTCGCCGAGTCGCCGGACGTAGTGGCCGTGGGCGGCGCGGTCGAACCAAACTGGGAAGGAGGATCGGCCCCGCAGTGGTTCCCGCCAGAATTCGGCTGGGTCGTGGGATGCGACTACACCGGCATGCCGAAATCCGGCGAGTCGATCCGCAATCCAATTGGAGCCAGCATGGCAATCCGGCGGACGTCCTTCGACGTGGTTGGCCGTTTCCGGTCGCAGATAGGCCGTGTCGGCGAGTTGCCCGTTGGCTGCGAGGAGACCGAGCTGTCGATCCGGCTCAGCCAAGCCCTTCCCGGTAGCCGGATCCTGCGCGACACGCGACCCGTCGTGAAGCATCTTGTCCCGAAGTCTCGGCAGCGTGTTTCGTACTTCTGGAGGCGCTGCTATCACGAGGGTCGCTCGAAGGAAGCCGTAGCGGCCCTCGTTGGGACGCAGTCCGGTCTTAGTAGCGAGCGTTCATACGTGGTCAAGACACTTGTGCGGGGCGTCGGGATACACCTCCTCGCGGCTGTTCGTGGCGACTTTTGGGGGGTAACGAGGGCCGCGATGCTGCCCGTTGGACTTACCGCGACGGTCTTGGGGTACATGGCGGGCAAGATCCAGCGGCTTCGGCTCGAGCGGCTGCACGCGAGGGCCGACCGCCGCGGTGGCCGACCGACCGGGACGGGGACTTCTTGA
- the npdG gene encoding NADPH-dependent F420 reductase, with the protein MNQPSTLWENIAGRLPLEPTVAILGGTGDQGMGLAYRLGASGVPVLIGSRDQDRARAAATAVGQGVSGMSNLEAAAKCDIGLVAVPWGGHESLLRTMVEALEGKIVIDCVNPLGFDKRGAFAIPVPEGSAAQQAQEILVGSVVVGAFHNVSAVVLLDRQRVEVRSDVLVLGDVRGATDVVCALADRIPGMRGVYAGRLRNCGQAEALTANLISINRRYKSHAGIRITDLPR; encoded by the coding sequence ATGAACCAGCCATCGACGCTATGGGAGAACATCGCTGGGCGACTCCCACTTGAACCAACCGTCGCGATCCTAGGAGGCACTGGGGACCAGGGCATGGGGCTGGCGTATCGACTCGGAGCATCCGGAGTTCCCGTGCTCATCGGCTCCCGTGACCAGGACCGGGCGCGGGCTGCGGCAACAGCCGTCGGGCAAGGCGTTTCGGGGATGTCGAACCTGGAGGCGGCAGCGAAGTGCGACATAGGCCTAGTGGCAGTGCCCTGGGGCGGGCATGAGTCGCTGCTGAGGACCATGGTCGAGGCTCTAGAGGGGAAGATTGTCATCGACTGCGTCAATCCTCTGGGGTTCGACAAGCGCGGGGCCTTCGCGATCCCGGTTCCCGAGGGGTCAGCTGCGCAGCAGGCCCAGGAGATCCTCGTCGGCAGCGTCGTCGTGGGCGCGTTCCACAACGTCAGTGCCGTAGTGCTGCTGGATAGACAACGGGTCGAGGTGCGGTCAGACGTCTTGGTTCTCGGGGACGTGCGCGGCGCGACCGATGTCGTGTGCGCGCTCGCGGACCGGATCCCCGGAATGCGTGGTGTCTACGCCGGGCGGCTTCGCAACTGCGGTCAGGCCGAAGCGCTGACGGCGAACCTCATCTCCATCAACCGGCGCTACAAATCACACGCGGGAATCCGTATCACTGACCTGCCGAGGTAG
- a CDS encoding glycosyltransferase family 2 protein, producing the protein MSALPKYERRRPARVRRPSNPRVSVIVPAMNEAANIPTVLPALADYHEVILVDGHSTDGTVEAARLALPSVRVIEQTRTGKGNAMACGFAVATGEVIVMFDADGSADPAEIPCFVQALVDGADLAKGSRFLDGGGSEDITRFRRLGNSGLNALANVLIGRHMTDLCYGYNAFWADQLYLIDLPDTNAETDEPMLPGDGFEIESLIIGRFALSSANITEVPSFERVRHYGTSNLNSVRDGVRVLRTILEDRMYARRIRRLAHRRQSQNRPAPAIPGWVRS; encoded by the coding sequence GTGTCCGCACTGCCGAAGTACGAGCGCCGGCGTCCGGCGCGCGTAAGGCGGCCCTCCAATCCGCGCGTAAGTGTGATCGTGCCAGCGATGAACGAGGCCGCCAACATCCCCACCGTCTTGCCCGCCCTTGCTGACTATCACGAAGTGATTCTGGTCGACGGCCACTCGACCGACGGCACTGTCGAAGCTGCGCGCCTGGCTCTGCCAAGCGTTCGTGTCATCGAACAGACCCGCACCGGCAAGGGAAACGCCATGGCTTGCGGATTCGCGGTGGCAACTGGCGAGGTGATCGTGATGTTCGATGCCGATGGCTCCGCCGATCCCGCTGAGATTCCATGTTTCGTTCAGGCGTTGGTGGATGGGGCGGACTTGGCTAAGGGAAGCCGCTTCCTGGACGGCGGCGGCAGTGAAGACATCACACGCTTCCGCCGGTTGGGTAACTCAGGCCTGAACGCTCTCGCGAATGTGCTGATAGGCAGGCACATGACCGACCTTTGCTACGGCTACAACGCGTTCTGGGCTGATCAGCTGTACCTGATCGACCTGCCCGATACGAACGCCGAGACCGACGAACCAATGCTGCCCGGCGACGGCTTCGAGATCGAGTCCCTAATCATCGGCCGGTTCGCCCTGTCTTCGGCGAACATCACGGAAGTTCCAAGCTTCGAGCGTGTACGTCACTACGGCACATCCAACCTCAACTCGGTTCGCGATGGCGTCAGGGTTCTGCGGACGATCCTCGAGGACAGGATGTACGCGAGGCGCATCCGCAGGCTCGCGCACCGCAGGCAGTCGCAGAACCGTCCGGCCCCAGCCATTCCGGGCTGGGTCAGAAGCTGA
- the map gene encoding type I methionyl aminopeptidase translates to MPSSAGPRLLVPGRVGPTRAVPPEIERPEYVGRRSPARFRGSEIRDAETIERMRVACRVAADCLYEVGRAVQPGVKTDELDRIGHDYMTDHGAYPSTLGYRGFPKSLCTSINEVICHGIPDSTVLLEGDICNVDVTAYIGGVHGDTDATFLVGEVDDESRLLVERTHEAMMRGIRVVAPGRPINAIGRVIESYAKRFGYQVVRDFTGHGISTAFHTGLIVPHYDEPGRRLVMEAGMTFTIEPMLTLGTYDYEVWDDNWTVVTKDRRRSAQSEHTILVTRTGSEILTLPSA, encoded by the coding sequence ATGCCCTCCAGCGCGGGTCCCCGTTTGCTCGTCCCCGGTCGCGTCGGGCCGACCCGTGCGGTGCCGCCGGAGATCGAGCGTCCCGAGTACGTTGGCCGTCGCTCCCCCGCCCGATTCCGAGGCTCAGAGATCAGGGACGCCGAGACGATCGAACGCATGCGAGTGGCCTGCCGGGTCGCCGCTGACTGCTTGTACGAGGTCGGACGTGCCGTACAGCCGGGCGTCAAGACCGACGAGCTGGACAGGATCGGTCACGACTACATGACCGACCACGGAGCATATCCGTCGACTCTGGGATACCGGGGCTTCCCGAAGTCACTGTGTACGTCGATCAACGAAGTCATCTGCCACGGAATCCCCGATTCCACTGTCTTGCTGGAAGGCGATATCTGCAACGTCGATGTCACTGCCTACATCGGCGGCGTCCACGGCGACACGGACGCGACGTTCCTGGTAGGTGAGGTGGATGACGAGTCCAGGCTCCTCGTCGAACGCACGCACGAAGCCATGATGAGGGGGATCAGGGTCGTGGCTCCCGGCAGACCGATCAACGCGATTGGGCGCGTGATCGAGAGCTACGCGAAACGTTTCGGGTACCAGGTTGTGCGGGACTTCACCGGCCACGGAATCTCAACGGCATTCCACACCGGCCTGATTGTGCCGCACTACGACGAACCGGGGCGAAGGCTCGTCATGGAGGCGGGAATGACGTTCACGATCGAGCCGATGCTGACCCTGGGGACCTACGACTACGAAGTGTGGGATGACAACTGGACCGTCGTCACCAAGGACCGCCGCCGCAGCGCCCAGTCCGAACACACCATCCTGGTTACACGCACCGGCTCCGAGATACTCACGCTGCCATCTGCCTGA
- a CDS encoding glycoside hydrolase family 16 protein produces MAEDRRVADTGSRKTGLPRSWAILLVLTAVLILAGGFQSVGVINLAGVAGPVSGGGKVSSETTGWTPIYREDFDTPAPLGSFLVTYGSTFGAYPYPWADTSRSLRSDPGYYHPGKTLSVADGVMDAWLHYDAELGRVLVAAPYPKLPKMRYGRFALRLRAPAVHGYRIAPMLWPDSDRYPTDGEINMPEGGLARREFVAYAHYAQPTGTPGPTQDIIPTGVNGEDWHVYEIAWSPGKVEFFVDGESIGASTHAVPDKPMHWVLQFETLLNTESPSRSAEAHVYVDWVEAWKWDG; encoded by the coding sequence ATGGCGGAAGATCGAAGGGTCGCCGACACCGGCAGTAGAAAGACCGGGTTGCCCAGATCGTGGGCGATTCTGCTTGTCCTGACAGCGGTTCTGATCTTGGCCGGTGGCTTCCAGTCTGTGGGAGTGATCAACCTCGCTGGGGTGGCGGGACCGGTATCCGGTGGTGGCAAGGTCTCCAGCGAGACGACCGGCTGGACACCCATCTACCGGGAGGACTTCGATACTCCCGCGCCGCTGGGCTCGTTCCTGGTCACCTACGGATCCACCTTTGGCGCGTACCCGTATCCCTGGGCTGACACCAGCCGGAGCCTGCGCTCCGACCCCGGGTATTACCACCCTGGGAAGACCCTGTCCGTAGCTGACGGTGTCATGGATGCCTGGTTGCACTATGACGCTGAGCTCGGCCGTGTGCTGGTCGCGGCCCCGTACCCGAAGTTACCCAAGATGAGGTATGGACGCTTCGCGCTGAGGCTGCGTGCGCCAGCCGTTCACGGGTACCGAATCGCACCGATGCTCTGGCCGGACTCCGATCGTTATCCCACCGACGGCGAGATCAACATGCCAGAAGGAGGGCTGGCGCGCCGCGAGTTCGTCGCCTACGCTCACTACGCCCAGCCGACTGGGACTCCAGGGCCGACGCAGGACATCATCCCGACTGGCGTGAATGGTGAGGATTGGCACGTCTACGAGATCGCCTGGTCGCCGGGCAAGGTGGAGTTCTTCGTCGACGGTGAGAGCATCGGGGCCAGCACTCATGCCGTACCCGACAAGCCGATGCACTGGGTGTTGCAGTTCGAAACGCTGCTGAACACGGAGTCTCCGTCGCGCAGCGCCGAAGCTCACGTTTACGTGGACTGGGTAGAGGCTTGGAAATGGGACGGCTAG